CACACCACTGGTTCTATATAAAGGCCTACATGATAACGAGTGGAAAGGAACAgtgccattgctgacatggggtcAAGGATGCGGCCGTGTACAGCCGTGTACAGGACCATACTGGCTGCCAGCGGAACGTATAAAGCCCCAGAACTCAACAACATAGAGAAACGGCAACGACAGCAATCTTTGTAATATCTGCTCTATTATGTGTGACCACGGGTAATGGACAAGTCTACTGGGCGCATTTGTTAAATCCCCCATTATTCCGATCGGTTACATGGTGTGTAGGGTTCACTGGTATGCCGCATGTTATAAAGATTCAAGTGACTTCAGATCACGCTAATGTTACTGAAGTAAAAGGGATTGTAAACTCTTGTCCTGCACGTCAACAGACAGGCCTTGGCCTTGGTGTTGGAGTAAGTCCTCGAGGCATTTTCCCGCTACGACTTTGGCAAATGGACATCACTCGTGTTCCAGAATTTGGACGCCAAAAATACGTTCGTGTCTCGGTCGGCACTTTTTCCATGGCAATTTGGGCCATCGCTCAAACCGGGCAAACTTCCCACCGTGTTGTGAAACACCTTCACGCCTCTTTTGCCGTTTTAGGTGTACCCCTACCTCTTAAAACAGACAATGCTCCAGCCTATACTTCTGCTAGGTTTCACCGCTTTTGCTCGCTTTGGGGTGTGAAACGTCTCACCGGACTCCCTAATTCACCCACTGGACAAGCAATTGTTGAGCGGGCTCACCAATCCCTTAGAAACCTGTTACTTCGACAAAAAAGCAGGCAATGGGTCacgtttttattttgggggatcGGCACCTACAGGGGTAAGCTTTTATAAGAAACATGTTTGGACACAATGGACCAATATGTCGAATAATTGTGATTATAAAACTCATAGAAAAACGGATTCTGTAGCGGAGCAATAGGTGCTGAGACCCTAGGTAGTAAATTTTATATTTGGAATGATAATTCggcaaaacaatttcctaaggatatttttttaatggagcttGGCAAGGGGTACCAAAAAACGTTCGGGGAGGGCCTGACCTCTCTGGAGCTGTTGTGTTCCCGTCTGGGAGGGTTTTGACCCCAGTGGCTTGTGTCGTGAGCAGCCTGGGGGCTGTGTTTCTACTCCATGTTAACGGAGTCGGGCTATCGAAGCGCTAAACCAGGGGCTGGCGCGTTGTTTGAGAAGGGAATCGAGAGCGCTCCTTGCCGTCCCGCGGGTGGGCAGCAAGAGGAGACAAACTTCATGTTTCCCTTTCTGACTGACTTGCCTGAGAGCGCAGAAGGGAACGCTTCCGTCAGGGGCTGCACGGCCGGCCAGATGgtttgctgcaggcagagcgAAGCAGCCCCTTGCTGGCTGAGTGCCCTCTCCTCTCTTGCGCAGCAGAGCAACGGCTTTCATGCAACCCGAGTCGGGGGAGCATCCAGACGGGGCAGCTTAGGGCAACCTGTTCGCAGGGCTACTCAGCGTCTCGTGTCAGGGCACTGGAAACAAGCTCACACGTGTCTCCCAGCCAGGCCAGGGACGCTAGTTTATGTGCtggcctttttgttttgtgagcTTTGCATCATCCTTGTTCTGCAGGGGCAAGGCCCGTGAGGGGCTTGGTCCTCACTCGAACACTTTGTCTGCGCTGCAAAGTCAGCCCCAGTGAGCAGAGGGTTGAGCCGGTGTCCCCTGGCTCGTAGTCAGCACCACAGCCTGAGTTCTCCTCAGGCTTCGCTTCACACCTTACCCTGACTAGAAGCCAGAAGCAGTTGGCTAACCTGAAGCCAGGAGATGACTCAAAATCCCTACCTGCTCTGGGAAAACTGGCGGCCTGCATTCACTGGGTCCCAAAGGTTGTGGGGAGAAGACTGCACAGAGCAAATCTCTCTTTAAGGCCTGAAAAGGAATCTCTCATCTCTTTGACAAGAGCAAGGCTTGTCAAGTTCCGCCTCCGGCTTGCCCCCCCTCCTTCTCCGAGTGCCCCACCGCAGGAGGGAGGTGTCGGTTCTCTGGCACGCTCGGACCTGGAGGTTTCTGCGGGGAAAGATGTTCCTGAGGATTCTTTCTGTCAGCCCTTGTCTGATGGGGGACTCTGCTTCCAAGATGCGTCGgagtcctctccttcctcgGGCTGTGTGGAAGCTCGTGTCTGTCTGcgctgcttttgctgcttgtgcAGCTCTTTGCTCTGGGCCGAGGTGCTCAGAAGGTGCGCGgtgatgctgccagcagcagccttcccCCCAGCATTGCCACGCCTAAGGCAGAGAGCGAAACCTGCCCTGCTCTCGCCGCCTAGCGCTGCCCCCCTCGGCAGCACAGCTCGCCTTGCCGGGGCGCTccgcttccctgggcaggggctggcggAAGCGGGGTCGGCCCCGGGACCGTCACCCGTGCGCTCCAGCTGCGGGACGGGAGAGGGCCGCGGGGCGTCGCCCGGCAACGGGTGTGTTCGTCAGCGCCGGCCTCTGTGCGGTCGAGAACGGGCTCGGCCAATGGGCGTCGAGGAGCGGGCGGCGGTGGTCGGTAAAGAGGCGCGGCAGGGCGGGGGGCAGCgtcagctgctgcaggtgcggggccggggggcgcggggggcgcGGGGAGCGGGGGTCAGGGGGGCCGgcggtggggctggagggggcagAGGCGGCGGGGAAGGGGCCGCCACATCCCTGCGGGGGCAGGAGCACGAGCAGGAGGCAGGCTGCCCGCTGCCCGCTGTCTCTCCTCCCGCCAGCAGGTCAGACTCGTGTTGTCGGCCACAGCGGCAGCCATGGCTCCGCTCAGCTTGAGCCAGTTGCTGGACGCCGCCATCGCGGCGCCCGATTTCCAGAGCGTGAACTTCCGAGCGCtgcacagcctgctgcaggcCGTGCTGGGGCACCTGGGCCTGCAGGACCGCTCCccccggggcttggagcagcctgcggAGCGGGACAGGGCAAGGACCCCGGCCGCGgggcagcagccgcagcaggCGGGTGAGCAGCTGCCTGCGAAGGACCCGCTGCAGGACACCGCCGGCGGCTCCGAAGCTGATGTGGCTGCCGGCGTGGGGCAGCCGGTGCAGAGGGTGGAAGGCGACGAGAGCAGCGGCTCTGAGGTAGAGGCTCTCCCCAGTCCCCCGGGTGCGGCCCCGCTGAGGCGCCTCCTCCTCCAGGGGCGGCTCTTTGCCCTGGGCATCAGCTTCAGCGCTCCTGCACAGAGCTCGGCgcgggcaggcagggctggatgcagcCCTGCCCGCACGGCTTTGTGTGATGGCTTCCCTTGGGGCAGGGTGGGGACCGagttcctgctctgcagggctcctCCCGCGGGGCTCACGCCTGCCCCCCTCCTCTCCTAGGACACGGCTGGCTACCGGGCTCTCCTGGAGGAGATCAGCCAGATGAAGGAGGCGCAGTCCCGCATGCAGGGAGAAATCCGCATGATCCAGGAGGCGCTTGGCttggtgagctgctgctgctgctgctgctgctgctgtccccaggagGGAGCTGGCCTCTTGCTCCCCTCCCCGCATCACCCCGCATCTCCCTGCGGGCCCTGTCCTCCGGCCTCGGGTGTCACCCGGTGTGAAGGGCACTGGGAGGGAGGAGTGGGAAGGGTGCCCCAAGAGGGAAGCACGGGAGCTCAGCCCCACCCTGCCTGGAGCCCCGGGGAGGGCAGAAATGGGCAGCGCTGCCTGCGGCTCaagctgctggcagaggtggTAACTGTGTGTGTCCACCCAAGTGGCGCTGAGGCGCTTCTTAGCTGAGCACCCGTGAAAGTACCGtgggtgctgggaaggagggTCAAGAGCTACTGGTACAATACAGCAGcagcccccctccccggcaCGCGCCTGCCCAGCGTCCGTCTGTCTAGTGCCCAAGATGATTTGCAGATGCTTCCGTTCAGTCCTGCTCCTGTGTCCTGACTGCCGTCCCTCTCCTCGCCCCACTTTAGGGGAACcgccaggatgctgctggccgGCTGCCAGGCCTCTGCGACCTGAGGACTCTGGGCAGTGACGTGGTACGGTTACGAGCGCGCCGGatcctgctgcaggacaggagaTGGCGGCATCCCTGGGGGCCCAGTTCAGGCGCTCCCTCTGCACTAGGGCACGgtccccagcagcgctgggtggGAGGGGGAGTGCTCCTGTGGGCCCCACCGTGCCCCTGGCTACATGGCTgatctcttccttccccagcaaatgctgaaggaaaggctgGGCCTGTACCCGGACCCGGAGGAGGTCAGCAACATGGTGCACTGGGACGTGCTGGAGGATTGCCTGGTGGGCAGCAAAGGAGAACGGGGCAGAGATGGAGGAAGACCCAGACGAGAAGAAGAAGAGCCGTCTGCTACCACCAAGTCTCCCGCTTCAGATGCGGACACCCCACAGGGGGCAAGCTCAGTGCTGGGACCTAGAGAGAGCCCAGCGGGGCTGAAGGATCCAGGGGCAGCTCTGACGGCCCCCGAGCAGCAGGCAGGCGTTCCCTCAGATCgcaggagggatgctggcaCCAGAGCGATGATGCAGACAGCGTCTCGGGACGTGCAGACCACCAGCTTGGGGACCCAGCCAACACGGCCAGagtccacgggcacccagaccACCAGCAGGCTGGGGACGCAGGCGGAGTCCACCGTCACTCAGACCCCCATCTCGGGGGAGCGGCTCAGCACACAGCTTGCCGGGGCTGGCCCCCTGGCAGCAGGGACCCTCTTGCCGACAGCCCAGGGATTCGAGATCCCAGTGGACGCTGATGCCAGGGCCACGGCCCACGTGCAAGAGCTGGCCTTGCCCTCGGGCTCCGGCAGTGCCTACCACAACGCCTACAAGTGCTACGCGGAGACGGTGGAGGCTGTCAAGCAGATTGGGCAGCTCAGACACCTCTATGCTGCCCTGAAGGAGCAGGTGGCCCAGCTAGAAGCCAGCAGGCTGGAGCGGACTGAACTGGAGAAGCTgcgcctgctcctgcaggagggaggtgggagctgtgggaggcttgTGGGGGGTGTTTGAAATGCTGGGTGTGGAGCTGGTTGTGCTGGGAGCCTGGCGCGTAGGGTGAGAGCCCTTCACTGACAGCGTGTCCCCTTGTCCCATGCCCTTCTAGGCCAGGAGAGCGTTGCCAACACGCTGGGTGACCTCCAGGCCCAGGTGTCATCCCTGCAGGGCCtggccagggagctgcagggcgTGGCCAGGGAggtgcagggagagaaggggaaggtaAGGAGTCCCCGAGGGAGACGCAGGGATGCTGCGAGAGTTGGGCCCGGAGGAGGCAGCTGAAgagcccctgtgctggggtgaCACAGGGGCCGTGCCCTGACTCTGCCCCCGCTGCCGTTCCCAGATCAGGAAGCTGGAGAGCGCCGTTGGCAAACTGGAGGCGGCCAGCGCCAGCTGGCAAACGGATGCGAGCGACCAGCCGAGCCTGCTCTTGGGGTAAAAGGACAGGAGAGGGTTTCGttccctgtggggctgcaggggagcccgggagggctgggagcatcccatGCTGGGCGGTGAGGGCCGCCCCCTGAGCAAGTAAGCTTGTGAAGACTTAAGCCTGCCTGTGCCCCTGTCTCGCTGGCCAGGTCCCCACCGCAGGAGGGAAAGCGGGACGTGAAGCatctggcagagcagcagcaaataagCAAGGCTGCACTGGATCAGGTGGTGAGCCAGAGGGCCgagggggagcaggagcaggtgaggCGTGGGGGGAGCTGCCACCACCCGCTGGCTCTTTGAGGTGGTCCTGGTGGGATTCCCAGGCACGTGCCGTGGCTGGCTGGGGCCACGGAGCCTCCACGGCACCTGGGATTCTTGGCTGCATCTGTCCCGTCTCAGAGGTGATTCCTGTTccccttctgcagctggaagaggtgAGAGTGATGGAGAGCACGGGGCAGGAGGCGGCAGCATGCCCCATGTGCAGCAGCGACACGAGCACGCGCTTGGGGATGGTCCTGCGACGCTATGAGaagctgcaggggctggtggaGTCCCTCATGTCGAGGAAGAAGACGGGCAAGGCGGTGAGGCAGCTGCCAGGGAAGAGCCAGGTAGGGAGATGGCAGCGTGGGGGACTTGGGAGGGGGCTGCCAGAACCGTGCCCGGCTCTTTGTGCTTCGGTGCTATGTGGGGGAGTTGCGTGCTCCCCCCCATCCTGTCTCGTAAGGTCCGCAGCATAGAGGGAGATTGAAGGCGTGCTGCAGATGTCCTGCTGGCACTGAGAGCCTGTGGCCActggcccagtaaggcaggtcTGTCCCCGTGGGGCAGCCTCCCCACCTTGCGTGGCACtaccttgttattttcctccctggAGCAGGACGAGGAGGTGCTGAAGCGCATCCAGGCTGCCATCCTGCAGATGCAAGGGGAGTGTGAGAAGCTCAACTCTGTCACGGGGAGCCTCCTGGATGACAGTCgccagcagcagaaagacatCGAGGTAGGTGGCTGAAACCCCCGTGGGCTTAGAGCATCCTccaggcagagcccaggctgGGGACCACAGGCGATTTGCCCTGTGGAGATTAAGAGTACCTTTCGCGGAGGATTCTGTGTGTGGGGAGAAGCAGGGGTGCTCCTGCCACAAGGTCATAGGATGctttctgtgttggaagggtCTGCTGCAGTCCgtggagaggctggagaaggagaaggcagaCAAGGAGGACCTGGAGATGGGAATGGATGAGGTACAACCTCAAGGGGCCTAAGCAGCAGCCAAGGGGTCCTGGGCAGGGTGACAAATGCCCCTTGTCCCCCTGGGAGCTTGGTGGCAGAGCTGGCCCTGGGGGAGGGAGGATTCCTAGCCCAGCTGCAGGTCCCTCTGTCTCCCCCCTCcatgtccctggggctggtggggcGAGTGGGACCACACAGCCGCGGGAGGAGCACAGTGGTCCTGCCGGAGTGCTtttgcctctgcccctgcaatGGGCTGACCCTGGCTGTTGCACCTCCATCCTTTCCCCACCgttctcctgcctttccctgttgCTAGAAAGCAGACAAAGGCGCCTTGGAAAGCAAAGTCAGCCGCGCCCAATTTGAGGcgagcctggagctgctgaaggagagaaacCAGGAGGTGCTGAGCCGGGTGACAggccaggagcaggggctgcacgaggtccagcagcagctgcggGAGGAGATGGCCTCCAAGGTGAGGGGCGGCTCATCGCCGCTGCGCAAAACCGGCACCTTCGGGGCTCGGTGGCCCAAGGCAGCATCCTCCTGAGGATTCCTGCTCCTGGCTTTTCCCTGGGGACGCGGTGTCCCATCGCGGAGCCGCTGGCTGAGGGAGTGTGTCTGTCTGCAGCTGGATCGCCTGGAGCTGGGGCCATTCCAGCAAGAGCTGGATGAACACTGGAAGAGCAGCCTTGAGCAGCTCAAGGAAACGGCACCCCCAATGGAAGCTGACGATGCAGCCGGGATTAGGAAGTGAGTGCAAGAGGGACAGCACTCGCCTTGTTCCCGCTTTGTCCTTGCCTGCATCCCCTGTTGCCACGGTGCCTGTGGCAGCGGTTCCCAGGGCATTGGAGGTTCTTGGGCGCTCCGCTCTGGGAATTCTCCTGTGCCTAAGATGAAGTGGAGCTTTTTCCCAGGAGGGAGCCCACAACCAACCACTCTCCCTCATCCTATCCCCTTTCTTCTGTAAGCAGCCAGCAGGCTGGGACCTTGTTGGTGTTGGGGGGGGGATGAAGCAGGCTGAAACCCAGGTTTCCCAACTCACCCAGCCCTTTgtcccctccccaggcagctgctggtggaTTTCCAGTGCCTGTCTTGTGACAGGCAACTCGGCCTGCGGGTGCCTGGCTCGTGAGTACCGCCCAGCACAGGCGCATCAGGAGTCTgcatgggtgggatgggggaggatgggtgctggtggtgctccAGCCCAGGCATGGGGTTGGGGGTGTCTGCCTGCGAGGGTCTGATCGTGCCCAGCCCCCTGCACAGGCCTGCCCGTCAGCTCGGCGGGAGGATTAGGAGCCCTTGCGGAGGGCAGCGGGCAGGGGGTGCCGTGAGGTACAAgcctgtggggtttggggggctGCCACGAGCCAGGGTGGGTCGTTTGTCCCCTGTCACCCACTGACGGCTCTTGCCCTCCCCAGGCCTATCCCGCCCATCCCGCCCTTTCCACCGCTGGTCCCTCACGTCACTGGACGATCCCAGCCCGTTCTAAAGACGGAGCAAACCCACAGGTAGGGGACACGggacccatccccatccctggggtgcATGGTGGCCCTGCCCCAGCAAGGGAGAGTCCTTCCCTGCATCGGGGCAAAGGACCCTGctccctgggcagggcaggggagcagAGATGTGCCACAGAGGCTCAGCTGGGCTTGCCCCAGGCCTGGCGGTTTTACAGCCTCGCCCCTGTGCTGCCccgtctctctctctctcagtgGCGCTGAAGCCACACGTGCTGagttgggtgctgggtgctgagtGTTCCCATACCCT
The Lathamus discolor isolate bLatDis1 chromosome 6, bLatDis1.hap1, whole genome shotgun sequence DNA segment above includes these coding regions:
- the LOC136017488 gene encoding uncharacterized protein LOC136017488, whose translation is MEPIAPAPLIPPNLCQLLLRLRRLRIEMKMILLTRGLLIWKRGLVYIPQILMINGRLWREKRDGSQKQLANLKPGDDSKSLPALGKLAACIHWVPKVVGRRLHRANLSLRPEKESLISLTRARLVKFRLRLAPPPSPSAPPQEGGVGSLARSDLEVSAGKDVPEDSFCQPLSDGGLCFQDASESSPSSGCVEARVCLRCFCCLCSSLLWAEVLRRCAVMLPAAAFPPALPRLRQRAKPALLSPPSAAPLGSTARLAGALRFPGQGLAEAGSAPGPSPVRSSCGTGEGRGASPGNGCVRQRRPLCGRERARPMGVEERAAVVGKEARQGGGQRQLLQRRRGRGRHIPAGAGARAGGRLPAARCLSSRQQVRLVLSATAAAMAPLSLSQLLDAAIAAPDFQSVNFRALHSLLQAVLGHLGLQDRSPRGLEQPAERDRARTPAAGQQPQQAGEQLPAKDPLQDTAGGSEADVAAGVGQPVQRVEGDESSGSEDTAGYRALLEEISQMKEAQSRMQGEIRMIQEALGLGNRQDAAGRLPGLCDLRTLGSDVQMLKERLGLYPDPEEVSNMVHWDVLEDCLVGSKGERGRDGGRPRREEEEPSATTKSPASDADTPQGASSVLGPRESPAGLKDPGAALTAPEQQAGVPSDRRRDAGTRAMMQTASRDVQTTSLGTQPTRPESTGTQTTSRLGTQAESTVTQTPISGERLSTQLAGAGPLAAGTLLPTAQGFEIPVDADARATAHVQELALPSGSGSAYHNAYKCYAETVEAVKQIGQLRHLYAALKEQVAQLEASRLERTELEKLRLLLQEGGQESVANTLGDLQAQVSSLQGLARELQGVAREVQGEKGKIRKLESAVGKLEAASASWQTDASDQPSLLLGSPPQEGKRDVKHLAEQQQISKAALDQVVSQRAEGEQEQLEEVRVMESTGQEAAACPMCSSDTSTRLGMVLRRYEKLQGLVESLMSRKKTGKAVRQLPGKSQDEEVLKRIQAAILQMQGECEKLNSVTGSLLDDSRQQQKDIEGLLQSVERLEKEKADKEDLEMGMDEKADKGALESKVSRAQFEASLELLKERNQEVLSRVTGQEQGLHEVQQQLREEMASKLDRLELGPFQQELDEHWKSSLEQLKETAPPMEADDAAGIRKQLLVDFQCLSCDRQLGLRVPGSPIPPIPPFPPLVPHVTGRSQPVLKTEQTHREPMAACRYPTVPRQCGGQHTLTRPLQRSLRLPLIQPSAPEALQPSTLLPSKQDKIELLGQDSRRAGPCPSAPGTTGPLEQRSGSSHSLLVQGHRPHPPLQPRRTDAATRQPGWTGGHQLNPIAPAPQQARGSSSQQQQ